The following are from one region of the Periophthalmus magnuspinnatus isolate fPerMag1 chromosome 5, fPerMag1.2.pri, whole genome shotgun sequence genome:
- the rab44 gene encoding uncharacterized protein rab44 isoform X2 translates to MSTSKKKRMGSQRRSLNPNAQESPETSDAAVSPPLPEGRQRADAVVDLSSDSTQSDPPARKKKLSSQRGNKGKLQFKETDVITESSHEPLEEVDDTTTHSQALDSLGIKNASTDETLERNSTEGNGAADESSFAGTSAAISSVPQTSDILDTDVETRSDLPLNDDQNKKYVPKIGSTQEGVLTEMDLAQQMPDILEATLPAGVTGESTYPVRLIEQEDINITASHDHNNKLNAGEEAGHIEKPVCQQSDESSLPTAKIRKLGSSRRRKEVNLKELQDQGHEVAVENNIANALETDDITVVQNTLEVTVDTPPDDAYRGEDQPEMHASQKVKDIEESKAEELLVDFKDQEVKETKPNDEEKVVVPQALSKLSFVEIPPTDDSVAPQSTPNPDITVSVQDVEAAKIIETVDSSTQEVFEETDEPTENITIEDLVTSGITGKGDTYSKENNVPFHSDFFTSEEAEKKEPADQEIKDKTLISSSLSSEIPSELDREKSFIAEFITEDETIQLGDPMFGAQMGMRSSTEELLHIDQNDNSDLLNVSASSDAEDKNEIYVAQTEEVDQVTSSSGRVTDEDRDDSAEDPTNIKDAFSDYKSVDLIEQQLGNTSTDGVCTIPDQIYKSKEEDVKLSDSQSEIVHSDDIIAPSNTSQDNISGEDDDIKTEGFLKTESIATVVQESTKSNTYPNENVIFGFFDSDEGKKEIDEKSFKEETIESSKSLLSKEMCPEESDMLLLSKDDAVSEPICEQPGIHATTELLYVNESKKINVQNVTAHPENTTDKDVDNNSAGLAELGESTDKLLFSETHSAEDESEGVDNAILEQQPEPLISFQLSTDPKEEDKQLVAGEQLVYLQNDKTSESQEPRIQKTDTDAPLTSPHSEVCANIKNETTAESQLIGNRKKLGSSRRMRGRRQVNDETKTDEKPVESITPVIFTEEIQIEPTLQEQGQISVMVNEDHEVDKDLSKLVYDESSETAEDLQKEPSSLNVSKGQSVDNKLKQYAEGNYFVLMADDGENQPKELNNSNDNVPVEVSEDQMENKEMIVGLPKEDISYKESVQIPHTDNIKAPLASRHPVVSVGEEDVTQLIESQDNTESKQEKIDITPNESIEITQVESVIETQRQEMTIDGDILVGQTAEGSIKVQDETLEEQIVEDNASKNENIQSNITDSVLEVRSSLTQESIKEPQDTEKNEVETEIYALKEPINVHQLTYISDNEAHEELDSSSLLQAEHPVQGESTGEPSETVQLVNAPNTDPPLHGPRRKLGSSRRIKARKPELTTANDEPSNESQDIDKVTEFVQPVPTEILPQKELNIPDFASEVKAELTNQSNAKPEDTMFSPSDQEQTVYSEFSNQDKEKNSQESKLLEEIQKGVPAAESSFTIIDLNAKAETGSPHNANIIQGNTRGGSEEMISAKIEDAIQSVVIVAEDKPKDQQEGQDIEVLKTTSEPKRRKMGSTRRSQLNRKQQDEEKSPEHNAAIFDITTAINEKEMIATAKEEDVNIATLSPGKHDQQNEEGAKRQMVAQEDKKEEALQTEKAALIEGINKDAAMQNLQPTANEEIQPSSPGKRRKMGSTRKNLSSKKESPPEETVTPINMEKEAVVSISNENIERKEHSGSHIHAASVHQPPPGEESPLSQQGNQEKLTSESELEVSSHPDVMTEDAAVARRRKMGSHRKPHTDQSIRHVKESEESPVHPLEQPRAELPQLGQIEANERDNKTFSTASAFSIKGDSRPVGQKIPQASQPSMNVRRAQQSNIRLAAGYDLSVSKYEVVMIGDSSVGKTSFMQRAQSGRFSPDVPASIGMDSYKWTVVVDGKTVVLHLWDTAGQERFHSMTKQIFHRAQAFLLMYDITCAQTFTAVSYWASCIKEGAGENVVILLLGNKSDSKERKVRTVEGELLAQENDFAFLECSAATGENVIEALETVARLLSQKAARREEPLVLRKPEPRNKGCC, encoded by the exons ATGTCAACTTCAAAGAAAAAACGTATGGGCTCCCAAAGGCGCTCTCTAAATCCAAACGCACAAGAATCTCCAGAGACCAGTGACGCTGCAGTGAGTCCACCTTTACCAGAAGGTAGACAAAGGGCAGATGCAGTTGTTGATTTAAGTTCTGACAGTACACAATCAGATCCACCTGCGAGAAAGAAAAAGTTGAGCTCTCAACGTGGAAATAAAGGGAAACTGCAGTTTAAGGAAACGGATGTTATTACTGAATCAAGCCACGAACCATTAGAGGAAGTGGATGACACTACTACGCATTCACAGGCTCTGGACTCTTTAGGTATTAAAAATGCAAGCACTGATGAAACACTTGAAAGAAATTCTACTGAAGGGAATGGGGCAGCTGATGAGTCTTCATTTGCTGGTACATCAGCAGCCATCTCATCTGTGCCACAAACTAGTGATATCCTGGACACTGATGTGGAAACCAGATCAGATTTGCCTTTGAATgatgaccaaaataaaaaatacgtaCCTAAAATTGGCAGTACTCAAGAGGGTGTGTTAACTGAAATGGACCTTGCACAACAAATGCCAGACATACTTGAAGCCACTCTGCCCGCAGGTGTGACTGGAGAGAGCACATACCCTGTCAGATTAATAGAGCAAGAAGACATCAACATCACTGCTTCACATGACCATAATAATAAACTGAATGCAGGGGAAGAGGCAGGGCATATTGAAAAACCAGTTTGTCAGCAGAGTGACGAGAGCTCTCTGCCAACTGCAAAAATACGAAAACTTGGCTCAAGTCGACGGAGAAAGGAAGTCAATCTAAAAGAGTTACAAGATCAAGGTCATGAGGTGGCTGTGGAAAATAATATAGCTAATGCTTTGGAAACAGATGATATTACAGTTGTGCAAAATACTCTGGAAGTTACTGTAGATACTCCACCGGACGATGCCTACAGAGGGGAGGATCAACCAGAAATGCATGCATCACAAAAGGTCAAAGATATTGAGGAATCTAAAGCTGAAGAGTTGTTAGTTGATTTTAAAGACCAGGAAGTTAAAGAGACAAAACCAAATGATGAAGAAAAGGTTGTTGTCCCACAAGCTCTTTCTAAACTGTCATTTGTAGAAATCCCTCCCACAGATGACTCAGTTGCACCTCAGTCTACCCCAAATCCAGATATTACTGTCAGCGTACAAGATGTTGAAGCAGCAAAAATAATAGAAACCGTTGACAGCTCTACACAGGAAGTATTCGAAGAAACCGATGAGCCCACTGAAAACATTACAATTGAGGATTTGGTAACATCAGGAATCACAGGAAAAGGTGACACCTATTCAAAAGAAAACAATGTCCCTTTTCATAGTGACTTTTTTACATCAGAGgaagcagaaaaaaaagaaccagCTGATCAAGAAATTAAAGACAAGACCTTAATTAGCAGCAGTTTGTCAAGTGAAATACCTTCTGAATTGGATAGGGAAAAGTCTTTTATTGCAGAATTTATAACGGAAGATGAAACAATTCAACTTGGTGATCCCATGTTTGGAGCACAAATGGGAATGCGGTCATCAACAGAAGAGCTCCTGCATATTGATCAAAATGACAATTCTGATTTACTAAATGTTTCTGCTAGTTCTGATGCAGAGGATAAAAATGAGATATATGTAGCACAAACTGAAGAGGTGGATCAAGTAACATCCTCATCTGGGCGTGTCACTGATGAAGACAGAGATGACAGCGCTGAGGACCCAACAAATATTAAAGATGCCTTTTCAGATTACAAAAGTGTAGATCTAATAGAGCAACAATTAGGTAATACTTCTACAGATGGAGTATGCACTATTCCAGATCAAATTTACAAGAGTAAAGAGGAAGATGTAAAACTCAGTGATAGTCAATCTGAAATCGTACATAGCGATGACATAATTGCACCTTCAAACACCAGCCAAGATAATATTTCTGGTGAGGATGATGATATTAAAACAGagggatttttaaaaacagaaagtaTAGCCACGGTGGTTCAAGAGTCAACAAAAAGCAATACTTATCCAAATGAAAATGTCATCTTTGGATTCTTTGACTCGgatgaaggaaaaaaagaaattgaTGAGAAAAGCTTCAAAGAGGAGACGATTGAAAGCAGCAAAAGTTTATTGTCAAAAGAAATGTGTCCTGAAGAATCTGACATGTTATTACTTTCAAAAGATGACGCCGTTTCTGAACCTATTTGTGAACAACCTGGAATACATGCAACTACAGAGCTACTGTACGTAAATGAaagcaaaaaaattaatgtacaAAATGTCACTGCTCATCCCGAGAATACAACAGATAAAGATGTTGATAACAACTCTGCAGGTTTAGCAGAGCTAGGGGAAAGTACAGACAAACTGCTTTTTAGTGAAACACACAGTGCAGAGGATGAGTCTGAGGGAGTTGATAATGCCATTTTAGAGCAACAACCAGAACCACTGATAAGTTTTCAACTAAGCACTGATCCTAAAGAAGAAGATAAACAGTTAGTTGCTGGTGAACAGTTAGTTTATctgcaaaatgacaaaacttcCGAATCCCAAGAGCCCCGAATCCAAAAGACAGACACAGATgcccctctcacctctccccACTCTGAAGTTTGTGctaatataaaaaatgaaaccACTGCGGAGTCACAGCTCATTGGGAATAGGAAGAAACTAGGCTCTAGTCGGAGAATGAGGGGGAGGAGGCAAGTTAATGATGAGACAAAGACAGATGAGAAACCTGTGGAAAGTATTACACCTGTTATATTTACTGAAGAAATTCAAATTGAGCCTACACTTCAGGAGCAGGGCCAAATAAGTGTCATGGTCAATGAAGACCATGAAGTGGACAAAGATTTATCAAAACTAGTTTATGATGAATCCTCGGAGACAGCTGAAGATCTGCAAAAAGAACCATCCAGCCTAAATGTTTCAAAAGGACAAAGTGTGgataataaactaaaacaatatgCTGAGggaaattattttgttttgatggcaGATGATGGGGAGAATCAACCAAAAGAACTAAATAACAGTAATGACAATGTTCCTGTTGAAGTCTCTGAAGATCAAATGGAGAATAAAGAAATGATAGTTGGCCTGCCAAAGGAGGACATTTCTTACAAAGAGTCTGTCCAAATTCCACACACTGATAACATAAAAGCACCTCTGGCCTCTAGACatccagttgtttctgttggtgAGGAAGATGTAACACAACTTATTGAAAGTCAAGATAATACTGAATCAAAACAAGAGAAAATTGATATTACACCAAATGAAAGTATTGAAATAACACAAGTAGAATCTGTAATTGAGACACAGAGGCAAGAAATGACTATAGACGGTGATATACTTGTTGGACAGACTGCAGAAGGCTCCATAAAAGTTCAAGATGAGACTTTGGAGGAACAAATTGTAGAGGACAATGcatctaaaaatgaaaacatccaATCCAACATTACAGACAGTGTATTAGAGGTGCGTTCATCATTGACACAGGAATCAATCAAAGAACCTCAAGATACTGAAAAGAATGAAGTAGAAACTGAAATTTATGCATTAAAAGAGCCGATAAATGTTCATCAGTTAACGTATATATCAGATAATGAGGCTCATGAAGAACTGGATAGTTCTTCTTTGCTACAAGCTGAGCATCCAGTTCAGGGAGAAAGTACTGGAGAGCCCTCTGAAACTGTGCAATTGGTTAATGCGCCTAATACTGACCCACCACTCCATGGTCCGAGAAGAAAACTGGGTTCAAGTCGAAGAATAAAAGCAAGAAAACCAGAATTAACTACTGCAAATGATGAACCATCCAATGAAAGCCAAGATATTGATAAGGTCACAGAGTTTGTGCAGCCTGTACCAACAGAAATTTTACCACAAAAAGAGCTAAATATTCCTGATTTTGCATCAGAAGTAAAGGCAGAACTAACAAATCAAAGCAATGCAAAACCTGAAGACACAATGTTTTCACCATCTGACCAAGAGCAGACTGTTTACTCTGAATTCTCAAATCAAGACAAGGAGAAAAATAGCCAAGAAAGTAAACTCTTGGAAGAAATACAAAAGGGAGTTCCAGCAGCAGAAAGTAGTTTTACAATAATAGATCTGAATGCCAAAGCAGAAACAGGTTCACCACACAATGCCAATATAATTCAGGGCAACACAAGGGGAGGATCAGAGGAAATGATCTCTGCAAAAATTGAAGATGCAATTCAGTCAGTTGTAATAGTTGCAGAAGACAAACCAAAAGATCAACAAGAAGGTCAAGACATAGAGGTTTTAAAGACAACTTCTGAACCCAAAAGAAGAAAGATGGGCTCAACTCGGAGGTCACAGCTCAACAGGAAGCAACAAGATGAAGAGAAATCCCCAGAACACAATGCAGCCATTTTTGACATCACAACAGCTATAAATGAAAAGGAAATGATTGCAACTGCCAAAGAAGAGGATGTTAACATTGCTACTCTTAGCCCTGGTAAACATGACCAGCAAAATGAAGAGGGTGCAAAAAGGCAAATGGTAGCACAGGAAGATAAAAAGGAAGAGGCTTTGCAAACAGAGAAAGCTGCATTGATAGAGGGCATAAATAAAGATGCAGCAATGCAAAATCTTCAACCTACTGCCAATGAGGAAATTCAACCATCAAGTCCGGGCAAAAGGAGAAAAATGGGATCCACTCGTAAGAATTTATCATCTAAAAAAGAAAGTCCACCAGAGGAAACTGTCACTCCTATAAATATGGAAAAAGAGGCAGTTGTGAGTATCTCAAATGAAAACATTGAACGTAAAGAACACAGTGGCTCACACATACATGCAGCATCTGTGCATCAACCACCACCAGGTGAGGAAAGCCCTCTCAGTCAACAAGGCAACCAGGAGAAACTGACATCTGAGTCAGAGTTAGAGGTCTCTTCCCACCCTGATGTGATGACAGAAGACGCTGCTGTAGCGAGGAGGAGAAAAATGGGGTCACATAGAAAGCCCCACACAGACCAGAGCATCAGGCATgtaaaggagagtgaggagagccCAGTACATCCACTGGAACAACCAAGAGCAGAGTTGCCACAGCTGGGCCAAATAGAG GCTAATGAAAGAGACAACAAAACCTTTTCCACTGCCTCTGCTTTCAGTATTAAAGGGGACTCTAGGCCTGTGGG TCAGAAAATACCACAAGCATCTCAACCTTCTATGAATGTTCGCCGGGCCCAGCAGAGTAATATCAGGCTTGCTGCAG GTTACGATCTGAGCGTCAGTAAGTATGAGGTGGTTATGATTGGAGACAGCAGTGTAGGCAAGACCTCATTTATGCAGAGGGCTCAGAGCGGAAGGTTTTCTCCAGATGTCCCTGCCTCTATAG GAATGGATTCATACAAGTGGACCGTGGTTGTGGATGGGAAAACTGTTGTGCTGCATCTATGGGATACAGCCGGCCAGGAgag atttcacagtatgacaaaaCAGATCTTCCACCGAGCCCAAGCTTTTCTGTTGATGTACGACATTACCTGTGCTCAGACGTTCACAGCTGTGAGTTACTGGGCAAGCTGTATCAAG GAAGGAGCTGGAGAGAATGTAGTTATTTTACTACTTGGGAATAAGAGTGAcagcaaagaaagaaaagttagAACAGTGGAAGGAGAACTTCTTGCCCAg GAGAATGACTTTGCCTTCCTTGAGTGCAGTGCTGCTACAGGTGAAAATGTCATTGAAGCCCTGGAAACAGTTGCCAG ACTGTTGAGTCAAAAGGCTGCCAGACGGGAGGAGCCTCTGGTCTTGCGTAAACCTGAACCAAGAAACAAGGGATGTTGCTAA